The genomic region GTTGCTTTCCGGCGCGTTCGAGTTGCTGGTAGACGGCGGGGTCCTGGAGTTCGGTGAGGGTGGCGATTCCTGCGGCCATGGCGAGGGGGTTCCCGGAGAGGGTTCCGGCCTGGTACATGGGTCCGGCGGGAGCGACGTGGAGCATGAGGTCTTTACGCCCGCCATAGGCGGCGCAGGGGAGTCCTCCGCCTATGACTTTGCCCATGCAGGTGAGGTCGGGTGTGACGTTGTAGAGGGTCTGGGCCCCGCCGGGGTGGACGCGGAAGCCGGTCATGACTTCGTCGAAGAGGAGGAGGGTGCCGTGGGCGTCGCAGAGGTCTCGGAGTCCCTGGAGGTAGCCGTCGGCGGGTGGGACACAGCCCATGTTTCCGCCAATGGGCTCGACGGCGAAGGCGGCGATCTGTCCGGGGTTGGCTTCGAAGATGGCTTTGGCGGCTTCGAGGTCGTTGTAGGGGACGAGGAGGGTGTTGCGCGTGATGGATTCGGGTACGCCTGGGGAGGAGGGTTGTCCGAGGGTCATGGCGCCGGAGCCGGCTTCGACGAGGAGGGCGTCAGCGTGTCCGTGGTAGCAGCCGGTGCATTTGATGATGAAGGGTCGTCCGGTGGCTGCGCGGGCGAGTCGGATGGCGGACATGGCGGCTTCGGTGCCGGAGTTGACGAATCGGACCATCTCGACGGATGGGACGGCGTCGATGACGAGTTTGGCGAGGGTGGTTTCGGCCTCGGTGGGCATGCCGAAGGTGGTTCCGCGGCCGGCGGCTTTAGATAGAGCTGCGAGGACGGTGTCGGGGGCGTGGCCGAGGATGAGCGGGCCGTAGGAGCCGACGAAGTCGACGTATTCGAGTCCGTCGATGTCGGTGACGATGGCTCCCTTGCCGCAACGGATAAAGACCGGCCCCCCACCACCACCCCCCGCATCTGAAGCGCCCCCTGCTGCTGCGTTGGTTTGTGGTGGGTTTGAGACGGCTTTGTAGGCTCTGACGGGGGATGAGACCCCGCCTGGCATGACAGCGGAGGCATCGGCGAAGGCCTTGGCGGAGGACTGTCGGCGGCTGGTGAGGTTGAGTTCGGCGGTGGTTGTCATAGGTTGGGTATGGTATCAGGCCGGTGGGAGAGGTCTTGCGGTTGAAGGGCCCCTCGGACTTGACTACACTGCGTGACTTCGCCCAAGGACCGCGTCGGGGCGGTGACAGCGCCCGATCCGGCCGCCAAGATGGCCCAGAAACAGGATTTAGACGGATGACGATTACAGCAGAACGCCGGACTGAGTTGACCAGTGAGTTTCGGCGGGATGAGAAGGACAGTGGTTCGCCGGAGGTTCAGGTTGCGATCCTGACGGAGCGGATCAAGGGATTGACTGAGCATCTTCGGGCTCACAAGCATGATTATTCATCGCAGCGAGGTTTGCTGTTGATGGTTTCGAAGCGGACTCGTTTGCTTCGTTACCTGTCCCGTGTCAACCACGCGAGCTATCGCGAGTTGATCGGGCGTTTGGGTCTGCGACGCTGACGTTGCGGGCACTCTGCCGGGTCACCGGTCCGGGATGTTCCCGGGTTGGTGCAGACGGCAGTCGGCTCGCGGCATCCGCAAGTTTTGCGATGTGCCCCCAGCCATCTGTCTTCTGCATGCTCCGTGACCCCGCTCCTTGGGATCCCCGCGTCGGCGTTGCCGATGTTCCCGAGGGTTGATCATTCGGGGTCACGAAAGGATGTTGAAGACGATGGCTATCCACCGTGTTGAGATGGAGCTTGGGGGTCGCACGCTATCGATTGAGACGGGGAAGATTGCGAAGCAGGCGACGGCGTCTGTGATGGTTCAGTATGGGGAGACGGTGGTGTTGGGGACGGTGGTTCACGGCCCGCCTCGTGAGGGGATTGATTTTTTCCCGCTGACGGTTGATTACCGTGAGAAGTACTCGGCGGCGGGTAAGTTCCCGGGTGGTTTCCGTAAGCGTGAGGGTGCGCCGAATACTAAAGAAGTGTTGACGATGCGGAACATTGACCGTCCGTTGCGGCCGTTGTTCCCGAATGGTTTTTTTGATGAGGTTCAGATCCAGTGCTGGGTGATGGCTGCGGACGGTCAGAACGAGCCGGATGTGTTGGCGGGGATTGCGGCGTCGGCGGCGCTGGGGATTTCTGGGGTTCCTTTTGATGGTCCGGTGGGTAATGTTCGGGTGGCTCGGGTTGAGGGTCAGTTGGTGATCATGCCGACGGTTGCTCAGAACGAGTATTCGGACCTGGACATGCTGCTTTGTGGTCATGAAGACGGTCTGAACATGATTGAAGTGGGGGCGATGCTGATTCCTGAGGACGAGATGGCTGACGCCATCGAGTTCGGTCATGGGCACATCAAGCAGATCGTGGGGTTGATCAAGGAGTTGAACGCGAAGGCTGGCAAGCCGGCGATTGAGTTTGTTTCGCCGGTGTCGGCTGAGGTTCGGCAGAAGGTTGATGCGTTGGCGGGCCCGCTGAAGGCGGCGAAGACGACGGATGGCAACAAGCTGGATCGTCAGGAGGCGGTGCGGACGTGCATCAAGGAGTTCATCGGTTCGGCGTTCCCGGAGCCGGCTGCTTCGGCGGGTGTGGGTGAGTTCAATGCGTGGCGCGATGCGGTGAAGCAGGCGAAGACGGCGGTCCATGATCTGGAAGAGCAGATCACACGTGAGATCATCCGGTCGGGTTCACGGACGGATGGTCGTGCGGCGAAGGACCTGCGGAATATCGAGGCGGAGGTTGGTTTGCTGCCGCGGGTGCATGGCTCGGCGCTGTTTACGCGTGGTGAGACTCAGGCGCTGGTGACGGCGGTGCTGGGTAGCGGGCGTGATGAGCAGATCGTTGACGGCTTGAATAATGAGTATGCGGAGAAGTTTTATCTGCACTACAACTTCCCGCCTTTCTCGGTAGGTGAGGCGAAGCGGATCATGGGTCCGGGTCGTCGAGAGATCGGTCACGGGATGCTGGCGCAGCGGGCGTTGCAGGCTGTGCTTCCGCCTGTGGAGGAGTTCCCGTATACGGTTCGCCTGGTGAGTGACATCATGGAGTCGAACGGGTCATCGTCGATGGCTTCGGCTTGTGGTGGTTCGCTGGCGTTGCTGGATGCGGGCGTGCCAATTGTGTCGCCGGTAGCGGGTATTTCGATCGGCATGATCAGCGGGGATGACTCGGGTCAGGACGATGTCTATCTGGTGGACATCCAGGGTGAGGAAGATCACTTTGGTGACATGGACTTCAAGGTGACGGGGACTGAGTCCGGGATCACGGCGATCCAGCTCGACCTGAAGACCCGTGGCCTGACGATGGATCAGATTCGCAAGACGTTTGTGATGGCTCGAGAGGCGCGGCTTGAGATTCTCAAGACGATGAATGCTGCGATCAGTACGCCGAAGGAGTTGTCTCCTCATGCTCCTCGGATGCTGACGGTGAAGATCCAGCCGGACAAGATCGGGAAGCTGATCGGTCCTGGCGGGAAGATGATCCGTGCGATCGAGGAGAACACGGGTGCGACGCTGACGATCGAGGAAGACGGGACGGTGTTCATCTCGGCGGTTGGCGCCGGGAAGGCCGAGGCGGCCCGCGAGGAGGTCGAGAAGATCTCGGCGGAGGTGAAGGTCGGCAAGACGTACAGCGGTCGTGTGACGGCGGTGAAGGATTTTGGTGCTTTTGTCGAGGTTATCCCGGGCCAGGACGGGTTGTGTCACATCTCTGAGCTGTCAGATGGCTTTGTGAAAAGCGTGACGGATGTGGTGAGCGTGGGGGACCAGGTCCGGGTGAAGGTGATCCTGGTGGATGACCAAGGGCGGGTGAAGCTGTCGCGGAAGGCTGTGCTTATGGAGGAAAATGAGCAGGAAACTGCTTCCACTCCGGCCTGAAGCGCTGTATCTTAACATTCGGTAGGCCTGCGTCCCCCCCTTTCAGGGGGGTGTTCGCTAAGCATGTCTGAGATGATGCAGGTTC from Phycisphaeraceae bacterium harbors:
- the hemL gene encoding glutamate-1-semialdehyde 2,1-aminomutase, which codes for MTTTAELNLTSRRQSSAKAFADASAVMPGGVSSPVRAYKAVSNPPQTNAAAGGASDAGGGGGGPVFIRCGKGAIVTDIDGLEYVDFVGSYGPLILGHAPDTVLAALSKAAGRGTTFGMPTEAETTLAKLVIDAVPSVEMVRFVNSGTEAAMSAIRLARAATGRPFIIKCTGCYHGHADALLVEAGSGAMTLGQPSSPGVPESITRNTLLVPYNDLEAAKAIFEANPGQIAAFAVEPIGGNMGCVPPADGYLQGLRDLCDAHGTLLLFDEVMTGFRVHPGGAQTLYNVTPDLTCMGKVIGGGLPCAAYGGRKDLMLHVAPAGPMYQAGTLSGNPLAMAAGIATLTELQDPAVYQQLERAGKQLEEGLQAKAIAAGVPVQLARVGSMLCLFFSDQPVTNYETASACRTDRFAAFFNAMLERGVILGPSQYECWFLSTAHSDELIKQTIQASAYGFAAAAEIA
- the rpsO gene encoding 30S ribosomal protein S15 encodes the protein MTITAERRTELTSEFRRDEKDSGSPEVQVAILTERIKGLTEHLRAHKHDYSSQRGLLLMVSKRTRLLRYLSRVNHASYRELIGRLGLRR
- the pnp gene encoding polyribonucleotide nucleotidyltransferase produces the protein MAIHRVEMELGGRTLSIETGKIAKQATASVMVQYGETVVLGTVVHGPPREGIDFFPLTVDYREKYSAAGKFPGGFRKREGAPNTKEVLTMRNIDRPLRPLFPNGFFDEVQIQCWVMAADGQNEPDVLAGIAASAALGISGVPFDGPVGNVRVARVEGQLVIMPTVAQNEYSDLDMLLCGHEDGLNMIEVGAMLIPEDEMADAIEFGHGHIKQIVGLIKELNAKAGKPAIEFVSPVSAEVRQKVDALAGPLKAAKTTDGNKLDRQEAVRTCIKEFIGSAFPEPAASAGVGEFNAWRDAVKQAKTAVHDLEEQITREIIRSGSRTDGRAAKDLRNIEAEVGLLPRVHGSALFTRGETQALVTAVLGSGRDEQIVDGLNNEYAEKFYLHYNFPPFSVGEAKRIMGPGRREIGHGMLAQRALQAVLPPVEEFPYTVRLVSDIMESNGSSSMASACGGSLALLDAGVPIVSPVAGISIGMISGDDSGQDDVYLVDIQGEEDHFGDMDFKVTGTESGITAIQLDLKTRGLTMDQIRKTFVMAREARLEILKTMNAAISTPKELSPHAPRMLTVKIQPDKIGKLIGPGGKMIRAIEENTGATLTIEEDGTVFISAVGAGKAEAAREEVEKISAEVKVGKTYSGRVTAVKDFGAFVEVIPGQDGLCHISELSDGFVKSVTDVVSVGDQVRVKVILVDDQGRVKLSRKAVLMEENEQETASTPA